From Punica granatum isolate Tunisia-2019 chromosome 1, ASM765513v2, whole genome shotgun sequence:
CCTTATGCAGCCGTTCTCATCTATTTGTTCGTTGACTTCAAGACACTCTTTCATGTCATCCCGAACATCTTTAGGGGTACCAATACTCTTACGTGTATAAAACCTGTAAATCCAGAGGAGATGTCCGTAAGGTGTCCCAACAAGGTATGTCATAGAAGGCCAAGCGCTATCAAGTGGCCGTTCCGCGAGGCTTCTCAGAGTAACAGAGACGGAGTTAGATTCGAGTTTGTTACTGCACACATCGAGGCACATCAATGAGAAAAAGTGAGCAGCATAAAACTTTCCATTGAAATAGGTTATTTCTCTGATTAGTTGTCCGACCCATTCGACATGAATCCATGTGCTCCATCCGCACTTAAACAAGGCAAGCCATCCGTCATCGTAAATGGCAAGAACCTCATAGTTGTCCGGAGCCATAGAAGGATCGGCAGACAACACGACTTTTTGGACTTCATATTCGTGGTGGTAAAACCCGTGTTCCCCAAGTTCTTCTTTAGTCGGAACCTTACTCACCGGAGGGAGATGGATGGTTGCTCCAGATAAAGGATTAAAGAGTGTTAAAGCCAAGGTCTCCTCGGTGAAGATCAACCATCCATGTGAACTACAACACCTCTTATTATAAGGAACGTGAAATCGGGAGTTCATCACAATCCTGTTCTCGACCGCATTGTACCAACCTGCAGAAAAGTTGTTAAATTTATGtatcattatcattattaaaTGCATAAGATAAGATATGGGTTCGAGCGAAATATACAACGAAATAAAGTTGCATCGATCATGCCGTGGTAttactattaaaaaataataaaaaggggGCATATCTCTTCTTATACAAACCTCGACATGTCGGGCCGTTGTCCTTTGCCGGAATAAGAAGGACAGGGAAGAACGGCCTTCTGTGAGTTAGGGCCTGATGATCGCGCGCGGCGGAGAACCAGTCCTTGCATACAGCAGCAAAGTGTACATAATCGGAAACTTCCGGCACTAGTCTTCCCAGTATGGAGAGCAAGAGGTCTCTCGGCAGCGTGGCCCAATTGTTCGCCGACTGCTCTATCATCGAACATTCCTTGCCGAGCACAGCAGAAGATGTGTAATTGCAACCGAGACGCTCCATTGTTTCGATTTCTGGAATAACCAGTAGCCAGAGAGAATAATAGAAGTTTTCGACCAAGGGCTGAGACGGAGCCGCGAGAGCGAGGACGCCAGAGAGAATGGGGATGAAGGCTGAGTACGCGTAACACCGGCCTGCGTATGGggtacatgtatatataattgttaataaggaaattatttttcttctttctttctgggTAAAAAATAGACAATGAAattttccccaaaaaaaaaagataatggaAGCTCTTAATTAGGCAATTTATATCGCGATATCTTCATGTCTATTATATCTTCTGGAACGTTTACATCTTAATTTTATTGAGCTTTCGGGAATTTGAAGTTTCCTTTCCATGGTCAGTTTATTACGATTCCATGCTAAATGCACCCAATTCAATTGATGCAgcactttttttatttttttcccttacaGGAAGTTAGcaataaaaatgaaagttgCCTAGGCCTAACTTTATTAGtaaactcatatatatatatatcgccATATCATTTAATTATAACTTAGTCCCATCAATCATGATGTTAATAGGAAAGACGTTTCTTCTATCTACCCAATTAGATTGCTAGCAAACTTAAGTGGCCATGGATTGTTTAATtgtccattaaaaaaaagagtaattcTTAAGATGCCATAGATATTTGATCTTATATTGTATCACAAACAACATAATTAACCAGGGGCGAAGCCAGTGTGTTAGCAGGGGGACAATTGGCCCCCCCGGACCAGGGGCGAAGCCAGTGTGTTGTTAGCAGGGGGACAAttgcccccccccccgggGAAATTCTGGCTTCGCCCCTGTAATTAACTGATGGCACAACATGGCCGATTGATTAGCAAAAGGCCAGCGTCCGCGCGCAATGAAATTATGGGCCACCCGGCACCCTTAGCGGCCCATGAATACTTCTAATTATCCACATACCGTCATAATCTATGATTCAATCGATGTCAAGTTAATATTGCTGGCCTTCTCGTATTAAAATTCGTAGGCTAGGGACTTGATGTCAAGACACAGAAAGTGAACCAGCTGCACATCGATGACATATTATATAATGGTAAAaaagaagtatatatatttaataatgtaAGACATTttcaagcaaaataaatatatatggtttAACCATGAAGCATGTAAATGAGTACAGCAGACAATAGATTGAATCGCTTATACAATCGATGACTTTGTTTAATTGTTAGATCCGGGCAGCAATTATCACTTATCGGGGATAAAGTTAACAAATGCTAGATTCTCCTAAATTGTGCACCCTCTTGACACtcacatataaatattaaattatcctTATATGCGTACATTATAACCAATTCCATATTGTGggtgaatttttaaattagaaGACATATTATTAAGttgattatcaaaaaaaaatatatcaacacTTGTTAGTTAATGATCAATGTCATATTTTTCTCTCCTAACGTTGTGTCACGAATTAAAAGTCCATTACCATCATGAGGATAAGTTAAAGAAACGTGATATATTCAAAGTAGGTGTTTAATAACATTGAACATGGCCCTACATTTATTAATTACCTGGCAATTATTAGTGTAACCCTAATCATCATTATTAAAGCAAGTAAGAGACACGACCCCGTGACGGTCAACCCAATTGTCTTCCCTTCTGGAGTTGCGTTCGAAAGTTGGTGAGGGTTCTCCACACTTATTAGTCCCTCAAAAAGCACCTTCGTTGATCTCTTCTTTACAACTTATAatgtaatataaaaatttacaaCGAATATACTTAGTGTCCTAGACGGAatgataaatgaaaaataaagaagtcATGGAAAATTCTACTAACAAGAATCAAATTTAGAGCTCCTTAATTCAAAGATGAAAACGTGTACTGATAGCACaacatccttttttttcaaaatgtaaaatttatttaattaagaagGCCAATAAACATTAGATATTTACTAATCAAACATATGCTAGTCTATTACGCGTGTGATGTGCggatttattaataaatttattttattcaaatatatactaaaatatttttaaaagatgaatattatgattaaaacttttgcttttttataatgtttgaaaatttgaatgtgacctttaattttagtttaaaatataatataatttaaataaaagataTGAGTAGAAGGATAATAAcgtttaattaatattattctcaTATCTCTTTCTATCAACGTGTCAATCTCTCATTATTTTACTATTCTCACATCTTTTTTTCATTCGCGTGTCAATCTCTTCTTATTTTACTCTCCTCTCTTGATCTCTCAATCCCATGTTCTACCACGTAACtattgctttttctttttctaatcattaatttttttcctctttcaaATCAATCCATCTATGAACGTATTAGAGAAAATCATTATAGTTGTCGCACAATACGTGTATGTATACGTATTAGAGAAAACCATTATAGAATCgtttcttttatattatactttGAAAAAagtcttttcaatttttctttttcacttttcttctctttttctaaatatatttttctaaaaaattgagaaattataTTTACCAACTcaaaatttagtttttttttttgttgagttTGGGACTTGAATAATATGCTTTGCAGTGATTATgaactttttaatt
This genomic window contains:
- the LOC116192493 gene encoding uncharacterized protein LOC116192493, translating into MERLGCNYTSSAVLGKECSMIEQSANNWATLPRDLLLSILGRLVPEVSDYVHFAAVCKDWFSAARDHQALTHRRPFFPVLLIPAKDNGPTCRGWYNAVENRIVMNSRFHVPYNKRCCSSHGWLIFTEETLALTLFNPLSGATIHLPPVSKVPTKEELGEHGFYHHEYEVQKVVLSADPSMAPDNYEVLAIYDDGWLALFKCGWSTWIHVEWVGQLIREITYFNGKFYAAHFFSLMCLDVCSNKLESNSVSVTLRSLAERPLDSAWPSMTYLVGTPYGHLLWIYRFYTRKSIGTPKDVRDDMKECLEVNEQIDENGCIRYHFTSRFEVYEVKKKEGSTTQLVAEPEPIKTLDDMVLFLGHNESVLASTRDFPEYKANCIYYVDDCLNLPIGAPYQPFGAIDMGVFDLASQCCKPFDFVGSGKGLMPPPIWVVPKANFEIPLSN